The sequence CAACGCATCGAGATCGAGATTGGCATGGACGTGCGGGGCGAGTCGATTCCGGAGCTGGTGCCTGAGTCTTTTGACGAGTGGTCGGGGTCGAACGAGGTTTACGAGTTCTATAACCACCTGTACACGATCCGTCGTTCGGTACTCGACGTCAGCATTCGTTTGGAAATCGCCTGGCACGCCACACGCGAGACTGCCGTGGTGACGGCCTATCAAGTCAGCATAAATGGGGCGTGGTGCGTGCGTCTGGTGTCCAGCGCATACGGCCGAGATGTCAGCATGCAGATCAATCGGGACAATCCCGTCTTTCTGCGTCAGCAAACACAGGCAGAGGCGGACGACGAAGCGGATATGGATGCGATGTTTGCCGACGTGGTGGATGAGGCGGACATTCCAGCAGGCCCGATTCCGGAAGGCATTGGCCCTGCCGAACGCAAATGGGTATCCGACTTGCCCGGCATCCTTGCAGTAGTGCGCGACGCGGGTCTTGAGCGGCCAAGCTCAGGTTTGCGCTCCTGGCTGTATGGCTTTGGCAGTGCTCTGCCCAAGCTGGACAAGATGCTCGAAATTCCCGTCTCCGGCATACAGGGCGCTGAGAACATCTACATTGCGCGGGAGTTCACTGCATTTCTTTCCTGGCTTACCGTCGGCCCGGCCATGCTGCTGCGTGACCAGTTGCAGGCTGCGCGTTACCTTGGCCCGCTGCGCCGCGTACCGCCACGCGGTTTTGACGTGTCACTGACCAAGAGCGAAGCCGCCTGGTCAGATGGCATGGCGGCGTGGGAATGCTTGATGACCAGTTCGCAAGCCATGCTGGATCGCTGCAGCGACTGGATGCAGAACGTATCGCGATTGAATACCGGCTACGGCTTGCAGCGCACACAAGTGCAAGAGCGAGACGTGGCAACTGGTGCACCGCTCGGCCGAATCAAACCGCGCATTGCGCTGACGGATAGAAGCGGACTTGCGCTGCAACCGCAGGATGTAGGTGTCGGCATCTCGCAAGTGCTGCCTGTGGTCGTCGCAGCGCAAGACGAACATGCTTCTTTGATCTCCGTCGAGCAACCTGAACTGCATGTTCACCCGGCAGTGCAGGTCGGTCTCGGCGATCTCTTCATTGACGGCGCCGTCGAGCGTGACCTCAGCTTCTTGCTCGAAACACACAGTGAGCACCTGATCCTGCGCCTACTGCGCCGCATCCGCGAAGCTGCGGAAGCAGGCAACACCGATCAAATCAACCCGGACCTGCTCGGCGTGTACTACCTCGCGAACGAGAACGGCCGCATCACGGCAACGCAGCTGCCGGCGAACAAGGAGGGCGACTTCGATACACCCTGGCCGAAAGGCTTCTTCGAAGAGCGCGGCGAGGAGCTGTTCTCATGATCAAGGAGTTTGCGGTCCAGCCCGAGGCCATCGTGGGCAGCTACCGGGAATTCAGCTACATCATCGAAAAATTCGGCATCTGCGAAGGCCGCGTCATTTCCCGCTTCCCGAAGACCTGGAAGAGGCTTGTTTATGAGGCTGCGCAAGCGCGGCATCGCGGCACCGTTGAAGGCAGAAAAATCGAGGAGCGCTTGGGTCGTCTCCAGGGAAACGCGCTGATCGCCATGTCCCGGCCTGCCGGAAACGGTGACTGGATAGATGTCGCCTTGGCGGAGCACCAACGCCAAGCATTCGACTACCTACTCACAAGCTTGGCGCACGGCATTGCCGAGGCCGTGCCGGTCGATTGCTTTGATGCCGAGCATCCCTGCCTGCAGATCACCCGCGAAGTCTCGATTGCGCGAACGGCTGCAGAGATGGCGGGTGCCTGCTCATTCCTGCTCAAGACCGCAAGAGAAATCAAGCTCGTCGACCCGCATCTGGATTTTTCCCACCGCCGTTACCGCGAGCCGTTCCAGGCCTTCATGACTCACGTAGGTGTCGGCACCCAGATCGATATTTTCCGTGGCATCCGGGATGACGGCATCACCCGAGCATATCTGTGTCAGAACGCTGATCGATTCCTGTCTGACGTGCTTCCTGCAGGCGTAAGGGCACGCATTTTTCTGCTTCCAGCCGAGACCATGCACAACCGATTTCTCCTCACCAACCTGGGGGGGGTCAAGTTCGGTGTAGGTCTGGATGCGGCGGGCGATAACGCAGCGCTTGAAGACGAACTCTCCCTACTAGTGCCTGACGTATGGCAAGCCCGTAGGGCGCAGTACTCGAATGGTGAGCTGCTCGGCGAGTGGGTCGGCGTCTGACGACATTGATCGCAACTTGGAAGAACTAATAGCAAGGAGATCTTCATGGCGAAGCGGTCTGCCAGGTTTCAGGTCAGTTCCCGATTGGCCCATCTGCTTAGCCAGGAATATTCGTCCTCCGAGAAGGCACTGAAAGAGTTGGTCGACAACGCCTGGGACGCCGATGCGGATTCCGTGCGTATCTCCTTGCCCAAACCCATGTCGGACGCGCCAATCGAGATCGTGGATGACGGCACGGGCATGACCGAAGAGGAAGTTCGGCGCCACTATCTGGCTATCGCAGCCGACCGGCGGGTTGCGCGTGGCGAGCGCACGGTCGGGAAGTCGCGCCGAGTCAAGGGGCGTAAAGGCGTCGGGAAATTCGCGGGCCTGATGGCGGCATCCGAGATGCGCCTTGAGACCTGGGCTCGCGGCGTGAAGAGCAGCTTCGATCTACGCCTGGTTGACCTTGCAGGTGTTGAAGACATCGAAAAGCTCCCCATCGATGTCGCGTCCGAGCCATGCCCGCGAGGGAAGCACGGCACGCGAATCGTCCTGGGTGGTTTGCATGCGGGTTTCGCCATCCCCGACCCGAAGAAGTTCCGGCAAGTTCTGCTGCAGGAATATGGCCGCGAGTCAGGCATTGTCATTCATGTCGATGGCAAGCCACTGGGTGTAGATGATGTGGATGGGAGCTACCAGGACTCCTCGTTCCAGGTTGAGGGTGTAGGCGATGTTCGCGTCCGTTTCTCGATTGCAGAGAACAAGTCGGTGTCGCGCGCGCCGGGAATCGTGCTGAAGGTGGACGGTAAGGCAATTGGAAAGCCCTCGTTCTTTGGCCTGGATGAACGCGACGATTTCCCGCAGAAGCTGCTGAAGAAGCTTTACGGCGAGATCGATGCCGATGGTCTACGCGAGCACGTCACTGCAGGTTGGGACAGCATCATCGAGAACAGCGAGCTGCTGGCGAAGCTCATCGCGACAGTGCAGCCTACGCTTGTGTCCGCGTTCGATACGCGCTACCGGCGTGACATTCAACTGGCTCAAGCGCGATTGCAACGCACGGTTCATGAACGACTGGCCGAACTGCCGGAGTACCGCAGGGAGTACGCGCAGCGTGCTATCGCGCGAGTGCTTGACCGTTTTTTCGGGGAAGCCCCGGAGAGGGTGGAGCCGTACATCTTCGTCTTGCTCGAAGCGATTGAGAATGCCGACTACGGAGCTGTCCTGCGCCACATTGCCGAAGCCGAACGCAGCGATGTTGCTGCCGTGGCGGAGGCATTGGCGGAGTTTGGCCTGGCCGATATGGCACATCTCGTTGAGCAGGCCAAGGCCCGGCAGGCGTTTCTGGACAATCTTGAGGCCTTGGCTCGCGACCCGAAAACGCTGGAGGCGCAGATGCACAAGGCCATCGAGAAGAATCTCTGGCTGCTCGGTGCGCAATACAGCCTGTTCAGCTCCAACAAGACCCTTGCCCGTCAATCCGAAGACTATCTGGAGAAGAAGTTCACTGGACCTCGTGCGAGTGACCGCCCGGACCTTCTGCTGAACGAGAGTCTGGACGGGTCTGCACTGCTGATCGAGTTCAAACGACCAAGCCACCCCTTGAACTTTGACGACTACCAGCAGGCAACCGGATATCGCCACGACTTGCACAAGGTGATGAACAAGCCCATCGAGGTGCTGGTGATTGGCGGAAAGCGGTCCTCCGACTTTCCGCAGAAAGACCTTGAGCCTAGTGTCCGCGTCTTGTCCTATCTGGACGTGATTGCCACAGCCCGGCGTCAGATCGAGTGGCAGTTGAGAAGCGCCCACTTCTGACTGTCAACATTGCAGACAAGAGCTGCGCCAGCAAGACTCTCGCATGTCGTTCGCTAACCCTGTTGATTGAACCACAGATGAATCCAGACAAGACTTCCGCCATTGCACTGTTCAGCGCCCCGCGTCAGTACGTGATTCCCGTTTTCCAGCGCGGGTATGTGTGGACGCTGGAAAAGCAGGTTGCTCCGCTCTGGACTGATCTTGAAGACCGTGCCTCACATTGGCTGGAGCGGCAAGCAATTCTGGAGTCAAACCCTGGCGCGCAGCTGGCTGCCTTGCGGAAGCATTTTCTTGGGTCTGTGGTGCTGACTCCAATCAGCAACGCATTTGGTCGTGTAACGGCCTACGAGGTGATTGATGGGCAGCAGCGCACCACAACCTTGCATTTGCTTATCCTGGCTTTTCATCATGCTGCTGCTCAGCTGCCAGACCGAGCCATCGCCGACATGCTGGAAGCCTTGATTCGCAACGCCGGGGTGTTCAAGGTTGCCAACGATGCGCACAAGGTCTGGCCGACCAAAGCGGGCCGGGATGAGATCAGTTTTCTGGATCAAGTCACGGACGCGATGGGTGTTTGCGCGGAATTCCCGGCGCAGAAAGGCAAGCAACGCTTCGAGCGGCCATTGATGGTGCAGGCGTACCTGTATCTTCATCAGGCCATCCTGGCTTTTCTGGCTGGCGTGTCAATGGATGATCCGCAGAACGAAGAGACAGATCACTCCATATCGGATGGCCTGATCCACGCGGTGCGACATGACAATGTGCCAAAACTGCCCGTCAAGGAGATGCCGCTGCTCTCTTCTGCGCGAGCCGAGGCGCTTTACATGAGCCTGCAGGATGCCGTGCAGATCATGACGCTCACGCTGGAAGGTGAAGACGATCCTCAGGTCATTTTTGAAACCCTGAATGCTCGCGGCGAACCACTTCTCGCATCCGACCTTATCCGCAACTTTGTGTTCCTCGATGCAGCCCGCAGCAATCAGGACGTCTCACTATTGTATGAGACCTACTGGCAGGGGTTCGACGAACAGCGCGACCAGAATGACAAAGTCACTGCCAACCGATACTGGCGTGAAAAGGAGCGTTCTGGCCGGATTACCTATCCGCGCATCGACTTGTTTTTCTATCACTACACGATTTTGCGTCGCAAGCAGGAAACCAAGGTTGCTCACGTTTTTCAAGGCTTCAAGGAATGGTGGCAGGTTGGCAACAGGGACCTCCAGTCAGAGCTGAAAAGGATCGTCACGTCGAGTACCTACTTCAAGGAGTTGATTACCCCCGAGGGCTCAGGCTACTTGGCTGAATTCGCTCGCCTGATCAAGGTGCTTGATGTGAGCACGCTGATTCCGGTCTATCTCTTCCTTCGCGAGCAATATGAGTCGGACAATCCTGCCTTGAAGCAGGCTCTTGGTGACCTTGCTTCCTATCTCGCTAGGCGCGCGGTATGCGGGTTTACGACCAAGAGCTATAACCGCACATTCCTGCGCATGCTTGAAGTCATGAGCGAAGCGGATGTGGGAGACCCAGCAACGAAAATCCGTGCTTACTTGCTCGGCTTGGGTGGGCATAGCCAATGCTGGCCGAGCGACCATGAGTTCCGCGAGTACTGGATGGCTCGGCCCGTCTACAAAGAGTTGCGTCCAGCCAAGACCGCCGCAGTATTGCGGGCGCTGGAAGTTGCCGGCAGAACCAGTCGTCAGGAGTCTGACGTTGTGGCCACCGTGGACTCGCTGTCAGTTGAGCACGTCCTGCCTCAGGGCTGGGACAAGACTTCCCACTATTCGCTTCTTGAGCATTCGGATGCGGCCGTCGCACAGCGAAACCAGTTGCTGCAAACCTTCGGCAATCTGACCTTGCTTACCCAAAGCCTGAATAGCTCTGTGAGCAATGGCCCATTCCTTGACTGGAGCGACGGAGATCGGACTGTTCCTGGCAAGCGCACCCAGATTTGTGGCCAAAGTGTCTTGGCCATGAATGCATATTTCCAGCATCAGTCTGCGTGGGCTGATGAGGATATCCGGGAGCGTTCGGAAGTCTTGTTCAACAAAGCGAAGGGGCTATGGCCCAAACCGCAGGTCTTGGAGGTCTAGCCGCAAGCACCCGCTGGCGGAGTTGTCGCGACGCACTGCCGAGCACGGCGTGGCGCCGGATCGGCTCCAGCGGTGTTCGATCGCGGCGCCTCGTTGCTCCGATCGCGGGGCATGAGCCAGGTGAGCTCGATGAGGCGGCCGTTACGGAGTTGTGGTGGTGGAGGATAAAAAAGGTTACTCCAAGGTAAGTAAAGTGTTGTTTGTGTTGTGGCTGGCGGGTTCTTTCGTGATCTAACTTATTGTTTTCATGGAAATCTGCTTGTCCTGCGCAATGCGGCACAAGATTCGCACAGGTACGGCATTCCTTCCTGATGGAGAGCCGTGCAAATGAATGCCGAATCCTATTTCCTGTTTGTCCTCGGCGGCTTGATCGGTGCACTAGTAGGCTGGGCCTGCATCCGTAAGACATCGAGCGCGGCTCATGCCCGGCTGGCATTGGAGCTCGCAACAGCAAACCAGAGCGAAGCCTTCCTCCGCGAGGAGCTTACGCGCGATCGCTTGGCGCTGACGGAAGCATCCACCCGGTGCCAAAGACTGAACGACGCATTGGACGTGGAGCGAACCGAGCGCGCACGGCTGCAAGTGCACGCCGGTCGCATACCGGAGCTGGAAGTTGGTCTCGCCCAGCTTCACCAGACATCTCTAGAGCGCGACGAGCGCCTGATCTCGCTCAGCAATGCCGAAGGACAACAGACACAGGCGATTGCCGATCTGCGCTGTCGTCTTGAGGAAAGCAGCGGGCAGCTCAAGCAGCTGCGCGAAGCGCTGGAGCAGGAGCGCACGAGCGCGAGGCGCCAAGGCGAACAGCTCGCCGAGGCGGCGAGCAAGGGCCAATCATTGAGCGAAATGCTGGAGGCGTCACGCCAACAGGTTGCCGAGCGCACAGCGCAGCGCGAAGCCGCCGATCACTTGTGTCTGCGGCACGCTACCCGATTGGCCGAGCTGGAGGCCGAACTGAACGCCGAGCGCCAGCAGAGTGCTGAGAAGCTTGCGCTGATGCAGGAGGCGCGCGAAGCCCTGTCCAACCAGTTTAAGGCGCTGGCGAGCGAGATTCTTGAAGAAAAGGCGAAGCGTTTTGCCGAACAGAACCAGACGAATCTAGGCCAGCTGTTGGAGCCGCTGAAGCGGCGTCTGCAGGAATTCCAGGGCAAGGTCGAAGAGGTCTATGTCAACGAGGGCAAAGACCGCAGTGCGCTGGGTGAGCAGGTCAAACAGCTGATGGCGCTGAACCAAGTCATGAGTGATGAGGCTCGAAACCTGACGCGCGCGCTGAAAGGTTCAGGCAAGACGCAGGGCAGTTGGGGTGAGCTCGTGTTGGAGCGCGTCCTGGAGGCGTCGGGGCTACGCAAGGGCGAAGAGTATGAGACCCAAGTGAGTCACCCACGCGAGGATGGGGGGCGGAGCCAGCCCGACGTGGTGATCCGTCTGCCCGAAAGCAGGAGCCTGGTCGTCGACGCTAAGGTCTCGCTGCTCGCCTACGAGCGCTTCGCAAGTGCGGAAGACGACGTAGCGCGCGCTGCTGCACTGCGTCAGCACCTGGATTCAGTCCGCACGCATATCAAGGGACTTTCCGAGAAACGCTATCAAGACCTCTATGGCCTGAGGTCGCTCGACTTCGTCTTGATGTTCGTGCCCGTCGAGCCGGCCTTCATGCTGGCGGTGACCGAGGATTCCGATCTGTTCATGGATGCGTGGCAGAAGAACGTGCTGCTCGTGAGCCCTTCCACGCTGTTGTTCGTCGTGCGCACCGTCGCGCATCTGTGGCGCCAGGAAGCGCAGAACCGTAACGCGCAGGAGATCGCGAAGCGCGGGGCAGAGCTGTACGACAAGCTCGTTGGATTCGTGACCGACATGGAGTCTCTTGGGGCGCGGCTGCAGCAGGCCCAGGACGCCTACGGAGCTGCGCGCAGCAAGCTGACTACCGGGCGCGGCAACGTCATCCGGCAGGCAGAGATGCTCAAGGGGCTGGGCATCAAGCCAGTGAAAGCAATGCCGGAACAGATCAAGGTGCTGTCATTGTCAGATGACGCGGGCATGGGCGGCGCCTCGGTTTTGGAGCGTACGCCGACCGAGACGCAACCGTCCGCCAGCGCGGCCCCTGCATAGCCTGCCCGGGCAGGGAGTCGGCTTGACGCGTAGCGCTCTTGCGCACAGTCAACTTTCCGGTTTCCCGCCCGTAGTCTCTCTCAATAGCGCCGAAAATGGCTTTCGGAAATGGTCCACCCACGGACGTGGAGACAAGAATGAGTGTGCAAGATACATGGTTGGGAGAGTTCTTCGAGTCACGCAATCTCTCGGGCCCCGATGGCCGCATGCTGTACGCCTATCGCCTCAGCGAAAAGGAATATCACTCGTTGCGGACAAACCTGGAGACCTGGGTTGCCGGGGGCAGCTTCAGTAGACTTGCCCAACGCGACGCGGCGTTCTGTGCGCGCTTCGTGCTGTTCGCTTCTGAGTGGTGGCATCGCGAATATGCGGGCGGCGCATGGAGGTGGGAGCCGATCATTGAGTTGATCGATAGACGCCATGTTGTTGAAGCGGGAAGCCGCACTGCCTGCGTTAAGCGGGGTTTTGCCTTCTGGGGGCACCAAACCGATAGCTCCGGCAAGAAATTCCTCGGCGCAGTCGTAGCGCATGGCGGCCTTCCGCTCCGTGCGTTGGGCCAAGGCATCGGCACCGTATCGCGCATCTTGCGCGATGGCCTGCGTCTGGCAGCGCGTTATGGCTGGCAAGAGGAGCAGCTTGTTGCTGCGATAGGCGAGCGTGCAGTTGGTTTGCCGGAGAGCCTACGCAAGGAGGATATCTATCGCCTGTTAGCAACAATGGTCCTGACGGCGATGGAACTGCGCATGGAGTACAAGCTGGCGGGGCGCGGAGATCCAATCGCAGTCCTCCAGGCTGGCGACGGAAAATGGATGGAGCGATTTCCGATCTCTCTGGAAGAGTCTGCGGCCACGCCTCTCCTGACCGACCTGCTCAAGGAAGCGGCCGCTCAAAGACAAGCCGCGCCGACGGCGGTGTTCTCCGTGCGACGCAGTTTGATGGCTGTTAGCGAAGGGGCGTTCGAACTGAGAGCGGTCGTCTCGGCACCTCGGCAGGCACCTGCAGATCAGTTGGCCGCCGCCCTTGGTTTGCGTAACGCAGAGGTGCTGCCCAGCTACTTCAGCATTGATCTCGCGGGCGATTCGGAATCTTGGCTCGAAGGTCGCCTGCTGCTTGGCCAGACCCAAAGCGCAAGGATGGATGGCGGAACACGCACGCTCTGTGGAGCCCGTGCCCTGGAGGATCTGGCAGTAGTAGTACGCAGGCGCGCAACGCCTATCGGAGAGGGGCCCTGCGCGTTGCCAGGGGGGGCTGCCGTACCAATCGATCAGCCTTGGGTGTTTGCGGAGCGGGAAGGTACGTGGCTGCTGGCGGCGGTTGGTGGCGCGCGTTTGCCTGAGCAGTTGTTGCGCGTGGCTTTACCCGCCGGATGGCGTTTGATGCCCGAATCCGACGCGGGGTCCACCGCTATGAGCAGGCTGGGGTGTCTTCGTGTGGAAGGCTACCCGGACATGGAGCTGTATGCGATTTCTGCCAGCGTGCGCGCTGAAAGCGACAACGAGTGCTTTCACATCCGTAGCGGGCAGAGCGCGAAGTTGACCGAAACCCTTAGTTGGGTGGGCAAGCGCCTGCCCTGGCAACCGAAGCGCTACGCTGCATTCCGTGGCGTGCCAGTCCTCTACCGCCTTGCGGAAGATGGCACACGAACGAGAGTTCCAGCGGCGGACGTTGTCTGGAATGCCGTGGGCGGATCCCGGGCCGTGCTGGCGCCTCACGCGATTCAAGGGCTCGTGGATGCGTATTGCATTCAAGGTGGCGAAACCCTGACTCGCACGCGAATGCTGGTGCTCGCTGACTCGGCGAACATCGAGTTCCTTTCGGGGCTGGATATCAATACCGGCGCGCTTCGCTTCCACGGATTCGGTGGCTCCAGTGTCGCCGTGGTGTCGGCGAACGTTGTTGGATGTGGTGAATTACGAGCTGGTGAGCTGATCTTGAATCTGTGTGCCAATGAGATGCCGCCCGAGACGGTGACCATTGGCGTGATGCGAAGTGGGCAGGAGTTGCATTTCGTGCTGCCCTTCCCGAGTACTGGCGGGCGTTTCTTCGACGGCGATGCGCACGTCATGCGGGATCGCGAACAATTGAGTCTCCGTGACCTGGCAGGATGTCGTTTGCGCATCTTTGATCAGAACCCAGACAGGCCGAAGCGCTACGCACTCAGACTCTCTCTGTCTTGCACGGACACGACCACGCGCGTGCTCGATGAAGAGATTCCCTTGTCGTTGCCCCCCAATGGTGTAGTCGAATTCCGCCTGATCGATGTCCACCGAAACATCGAAACGATGCTGAGCTTCTCTGATGAGTTGGATGCGAAAGTCAGCGTTTCACTGACGATCAGCGATCGGGTCGCGAGCAGCATCGAAGTGTCACGCTATGCGACGCACCTGGAGCACGCAGAGCGAGGACTGCTGTCGTTGGCAACGACTGGGCTGCGCCGTGCTGATATGGAGGCACTGGGCGCAGTCCGTCTGATGGCCGCACCACTTCTGCATGCCAATAGTGAGCCGCAAGAGCTGGAGCAAGAGACGAGCGAGGGCGTCCTGACTGCGTCGTGGAAAACCACAGCACTCGCCGCCGAGCGCGGACCGTGGTTGATATTTCCGGCGCCGGATTCGTCGATCACGGTGCGACCCTTGATCTGGGGCCCGCAGCTCCCGGAGCTTCAGAGTGACACATGCGCGCTGGGGTTGGCGATGGCTGAAGCCGAGGCATCGGCCCGCGTGGTTGCGATTGATGCCGCACTAAGGGCGATGAGCGAGAACTACTCCGATGGTTCTTGGTCTCTGCTCGACTACCTGTGCAAGGCCTTTGCGCATTTGCCTCTCAGTGCGCTGGACGTCTTCCGCGTCACGGTTTCAGAACCGGCCTACGCCGTAGCCTTCGCGCTACGCGCTGAAGGGAATGTCGACAACCTGTGCCGCCGTTTCGGGTCAGAGCTCGGTTTTGTCTGGGAACTGACTTCTCCCAGCGATTGGGTGGCCGCCACTCGACGTCTCAGGGCGTACTACGCTACTCAGCTGCCGCCAGAGTCTTTAGCCCGAATTTTCCCCCTCTTGTTGAAGGATCGCTGCGACAAGCTCGCAGATGCGCTGCCATCAATGCGCCTGATGCTGGAGCTTGCAGGCCCTGCGGGGGGCTGCGCTCCCTCATCGGAATACGTCGCCCTGCAGGAGGGTGGAGCCGCTAGCGCAACCCAGACTTGTCAAGACCTGTGGAAGGGAGAAGCGAGTCTCGTGCAGTCTGTCCTGTTGCGCGGACATGAGGGCCAGACGTGGCCGGATCGGGACTTCTGGCAACTTGCGGTGAAGGAGCTGACAGATCGAATGAGTGCTGAAACCAAGCGCTCAATCGGCCCCTCAATACAAGCGCTTTTTTGGGAAACCGGCGGTCACAAGATGTCGGTCGCCAACATGCCCGTTATATGTGCCCTATGGACAACGACCGGCACACAGACAGCTTGGTGGCGAGACGGGATTAACCGGCAGGCCCTTCGGCGCCTGCGTGCCTTTGATCCGGAGTGGTTCAAACAGGCGTACCTGGCTGGCCTGCGTGCCTGCCTGGGATTCGGACTGAGTGCGAACTTTGTCATTCAGCCGTCTGCGGCCAGGACACTCGGCGGATCACGCGTCTTTACGCGCGCTCGGTAATCAGAGAGAAAACAAATGACAAGCAGCTACTTCGAGAATCTCATTCCCGAGCTTGCCACACGTGCCGAGCGCGCAACGCTGGGTCGTCTGGGTTTTTCCAATCCGGCATTGCGGGCACATTTGCGTGATGTGTTCGCCCGGCAGATCGGTTCTCCTGGAAGCTATCTCGGCGAGCCTGTGTTCGAGGCAACCTTCGGCTGGCAGCCTGCCGAAGTTTCCATGCATCAGCTCATTGGTGACCTTCTGTCGGAACGCACGGTTGCGGCGATGGATCGGCCGCCGGGAGGCGACGATAGCGGCTATCGCTTCCCGCGCGACGCTTTTCCCTACCAGCACCAGTTGGATGCTTGGCGGCACCTTGGGGCCGAGCAACCACGCTCCGTAGTGGTTACGAGTGGCACCGGCTCGGGAAAGACTGAGTGCTTCATGGTGCCCATTCTGGACCGCCTCGCCCGTGAGCAAGAAGCTACGCAGCAGAAGCTGGTTGGGGTGCGCGCGCTGTTTCTGT is a genomic window of Niveibacterium sp. SC-1 containing:
- a CDS encoding STY4851/ECs_5259 family protein, which translates into the protein MSVQDTWLGEFFESRNLSGPDGRMLYAYRLSEKEYHSLRTNLETWVAGGSFSRLAQRDAAFCARFVLFASEWWHREYAGGAWRWEPIIELIDRRHVVEAGSRTACVKRGFAFWGHQTDSSGKKFLGAVVAHGGLPLRALGQGIGTVSRILRDGLRLAARYGWQEEQLVAAIGERAVGLPESLRKEDIYRLLATMVLTAMELRMEYKLAGRGDPIAVLQAGDGKWMERFPISLEESAATPLLTDLLKEAAAQRQAAPTAVFSVRRSLMAVSEGAFELRAVVSAPRQAPADQLAAALGLRNAEVLPSYFSIDLAGDSESWLEGRLLLGQTQSARMDGGTRTLCGARALEDLAVVVRRRATPIGEGPCALPGGAAVPIDQPWVFAEREGTWLLAAVGGARLPEQLLRVALPAGWRLMPESDAGSTAMSRLGCLRVEGYPDMELYAISASVRAESDNECFHIRSGQSAKLTETLSWVGKRLPWQPKRYAAFRGVPVLYRLAEDGTRTRVPAADVVWNAVGGSRAVLAPHAIQGLVDAYCIQGGETLTRTRMLVLADSANIEFLSGLDINTGALRFHGFGGSSVAVVSANVVGCGELRAGELILNLCANEMPPETVTIGVMRSGQELHFVLPFPSTGGRFFDGDAHVMRDREQLSLRDLAGCRLRIFDQNPDRPKRYALRLSLSCTDTTTRVLDEEIPLSLPPNGVVEFRLIDVHRNIETMLSFSDELDAKVSVSLTISDRVASSIEVSRYATHLEHAERGLLSLATTGLRRADMEALGAVRLMAAPLLHANSEPQELEQETSEGVLTASWKTTALAAERGPWLIFPAPDSSITVRPLIWGPQLPELQSDTCALGLAMAEAEASARVVAIDAALRAMSENYSDGSWSLLDYLCKAFAHLPLSALDVFRVTVSEPAYAVAFALRAEGNVDNLCRRFGSELGFVWELTSPSDWVAATRRLRAYYATQLPPESLARIFPLLLKDRCDKLADALPSMRLMLELAGPAGGCAPSSEYVALQEGGAASATQTCQDLWKGEASLVQSVLLRGHEGQTWPDRDFWQLAVKELTDRMSAETKRSIGPSIQALFWETGGHKMSVANMPVICALWTTTGTQTAWWRDGINRQALRRLRAFDPEWFKQAYLAGLRACLGFGLSANFVIQPSAARTLGGSRVFTRAR